A genome region from Clostridiaceae bacterium includes the following:
- a CDS encoding YjbQ family protein encodes MHHKIRTTKLQQFINITNKVAEEVKNSNVQNGIAVIYVPHTTAGVTINESADPDVVRDMIYALDKAFPVHGEYFHFEGNSHAHIKASLMGSSCTVIIQNGRLMLGTWQGIYFCEFDGPRNREFYVKIIEG; translated from the coding sequence ATGCATCACAAAATTCGAACCACAAAACTGCAGCAATTTATCAATATAACCAATAAGGTTGCCGAAGAAGTCAAAAACAGCAATGTACAGAACGGTATCGCAGTAATATATGTTCCCCACACAACAGCCGGAGTCACAATAAACGAAAGTGCTGACCCGGATGTTGTGCGGGACATGATTTATGCATTAGATAAAGCCTTTCCTGTACATGGAGAGTATTTTCATTTTGAAGGAAATTCCCACGCTCATATAAAGGCTTCTCTTATGGGATCCTCCTGTACCGTGATAATCCAAAACGGAAGACTTATGCTTGGCACTTGGCAGGGAATATATTTTTGTGAATTTGACGGGCCTAGAAACAGGGAATTTTATGTGAAGATCATTGAAGGCTGA